From the Malaclemys terrapin pileata isolate rMalTer1 chromosome 13, rMalTer1.hap1, whole genome shotgun sequence genome, one window contains:
- the SMIM36 gene encoding small integral membrane protein 36, translating into MDFYLEIDPVTLNLIILVASYVILLLVFLISCVLYDCRGIDPSKEYAPEIPTDSQPPIRLVVMQQNCPGTRWAKGLVSAYENSSDLPGKRTTVV; encoded by the coding sequence ATGGATTTTTACTTGGAAATTGACCCTGTAACCTTGAACTTGATCATCCTGGTAGCTAGTTATGTTATTCTGCTTTTGGTGTTTCTGATTTCTTGCGTGCTATATGACTGTAGGGGGATAGATCCCAGTAAGGAATATGCTCCTGAGATTCCTACGGATTCCCAGCCTCCAATCCGATTGGTGGTGATGCAACAGAACTGCCCTGGTACCCGCTGGGCAAAAGGACTTGTCTCTGCTTATGAAAATTCTTCTGATCTGCCAGGGAAAAGAACTACTGTGGTTTAG